The following proteins are encoded in a genomic region of Paenibacillus sp. FSL H3-0469:
- a CDS encoding MFS transporter, which yields MPHGQSGRMNYSILIAVIILAGLSQGMLLPVLSILLEQEGVSSSLNGLNAAALYVGSFAMTLIAERVLGAIGFKKLIAAGLALVLVSLLLFPLLTGVKIWFVLRVLVGIGDSAVNYAAQLWVLLMTPAEHRGRNLSLYGMSYGLGFSLGPLGISLLRFGQSAPFLITALLFVIVLLIVGFKLPDSRPEAMDHSEGQASRFGRSYRLAWYALIPALLYGYMEASLNSSFPVYGLRTGFSTDQIAALLPFAGIGGLLLQLPLGIWSDRFGRKAILIAAGTGGGLAFTLLPFTGDHFLLTLLVLMVAGGLVGSFFSLGLSYAADILPRKLLPAANVVASFHYSLGSIAGPGIGGLLLQFGWGGSVFAVMGGLYIVFGLAGLLFSPRKTI from the coding sequence ATGCCGCATGGTCAGAGCGGTAGAATGAATTATTCGATTTTGATTGCTGTGATTATTCTGGCAGGGCTCAGCCAGGGGATGCTGCTGCCGGTCTTATCCATTCTGCTGGAGCAGGAGGGCGTATCGTCCTCATTGAACGGACTTAACGCAGCTGCGCTGTATGTAGGCTCATTTGCCATGACCCTGATTGCGGAACGGGTGCTTGGCGCCATCGGCTTCAAAAAGCTGATCGCCGCCGGTCTCGCGCTCGTGCTGGTATCACTGCTGCTGTTCCCGCTCCTTACCGGCGTGAAGATCTGGTTCGTGCTCCGCGTGCTAGTCGGGATCGGCGATTCGGCGGTTAACTACGCCGCGCAGCTCTGGGTGCTGCTCATGACGCCGGCAGAGCACCGTGGACGGAACCTGTCGCTCTACGGGATGTCCTACGGCCTGGGCTTCAGCCTCGGACCGCTGGGTATCAGCCTGCTGCGGTTCGGACAGTCCGCACCGTTCCTGATTACAGCCCTGCTGTTCGTAATTGTGCTGCTGATTGTCGGCTTCAAGCTGCCTGACTCACGTCCGGAAGCTATGGATCACAGCGAAGGCCAGGCAAGCAGGTTTGGCCGGAGCTACCGGCTTGCTTGGTATGCGCTGATTCCGGCGCTGCTATACGGCTATATGGAAGCCAGCCTGAACAGCAGCTTCCCGGTATACGGGCTGCGCACCGGATTCAGTACAGACCAGATTGCCGCCCTGCTGCCTTTTGCAGGCATCGGGGGCCTGCTGCTCCAGCTGCCGCTCGGCATATGGAGCGACCGCTTTGGCCGCAAGGCCATTCTGATTGCTGCGGGGACAGGAGGAGGCCTGGCCTTCACGCTGCTTCCGTTTACCGGTGACCATTTCCTGCTCACCCTGCTGGTGCTGATGGTGGCCGGGGGACTTGTCGGCTCTTTTTTCTCGCTGGGGTTAAGCTATGCCGCCGATATCCTGCCGCGCAAGCTGCTTCCCGCTGCCAATGTAGTCGCTTCCTTCCATTATAGTCTGGGAAGTATAGCGGGTCCGGGCATCGGCGGGCTGCTGCTGCAATTCGGCTGGGGCGGCAGTGTGTTTGCCGTGATGGGCGGGCTGTATATTGTATTTGGGCTGGCAGGGTTATTGTTCTCGCCACGGAAGACGATATGA
- a CDS encoding ATP-binding cassette domain-containing protein, whose translation MITVEHLAKAVGEDKTPVLQDIGFQLEPGEFVALLGASGSGKSTLLRCLALREKWDRGNFRVDGQDIMKSPFAGKRKIRREWAYLEQNAELNPNRTALKNVLIGQASQTPLWRMATGMVRSDDYMGAMDQLDLLGLLDKAKLKSGQLSGGERQRVAIARALVHGAKVILADEPVTGLDPKTAENVLETLRNLCKETGLTVLTVLPIELAERYASRLWVLEDGRIKHDVKGRRLTSQERLHL comes from the coding sequence ATGATTACAGTTGAACATTTGGCCAAAGCGGTCGGGGAAGATAAAACACCGGTGCTTCAGGATATCGGATTTCAATTAGAACCGGGAGAATTTGTAGCGCTGCTGGGAGCCAGCGGCAGCGGGAAATCAACACTGCTGCGCTGCCTTGCCCTGCGTGAGAAGTGGGACAGAGGGAATTTCAGGGTAGATGGGCAGGATATTATGAAGAGCCCCTTCGCCGGCAAACGTAAGATCCGCCGGGAATGGGCCTATCTGGAGCAGAATGCGGAGCTGAATCCGAACCGCACTGCACTCAAGAATGTGCTGATTGGACAAGCCTCCCAGACGCCGCTGTGGCGGATGGCTACAGGCATGGTCCGCTCAGATGATTATATGGGGGCGATGGACCAGCTTGATCTGCTAGGATTGCTTGACAAGGCCAAGCTGAAGTCCGGCCAGCTCAGCGGCGGTGAACGTCAGCGTGTAGCCATTGCCCGGGCACTGGTCCACGGCGCCAAGGTCATCCTGGCGGATGAGCCGGTTACGGGCCTTGACCCCAAGACTGCGGAGAATGTTCTGGAGACCCTCCGCAATCTGTGCAAGGAGACAGGACTTACCGTGCTTACGGTGCTGCCGATTGAGCTGGCCGAGCGTTACGCCAGCCGTCTGTGGGTGCTGGAGGACGGAAGAATTAAGCATGATGTCAAAGGACGCCGGCTGACCTCACAGGAGCGGCTGCATCTGTGA
- a CDS encoding glucose-1-phosphate adenylyltransferase, with protein sequence MSKKDCIAMLLAGGEGRRLAPLTSSMAKPAVPFGGQYRIIDFPLSNCVNSKIDTIGVLTQYEAESLHQHIGEGEPWGLHSRSDRGVRLLPSGIEGRESYTGTADAIYKNIEYIDSQNPEHVLILSGDHIYHMDYRKMLDYHIAKSAKATISVMEVPWDEASRFGVMNVDEDLKISEFAEKPKAPKSNLASMGIYLFEWSYLKAYLLRDAANAESGHDFGKDVIPAMLDASDELFAYRFEGYWRDVGTVGSLWEAHMDLLQKDGFQLDNSRWPMYSRAQRTKLAAIRPRAQAASADCLIHETCQLEGNPQRSVIFGGVEIGKQSRIKQSVVMPGARIGRGVLIEHAIIGEGAVIKDGVVIKGTADNIVVVGPHEIVAAKPLVRTQPARLLQEVYETAGRLRAEGMPS encoded by the coding sequence ATGAGTAAAAAAGATTGTATCGCCATGCTCCTGGCAGGCGGGGAAGGCCGCAGATTGGCCCCTTTGACTTCCAGCATGGCTAAGCCTGCAGTCCCTTTCGGCGGACAGTACCGGATTATTGATTTTCCCCTCAGCAACTGTGTGAATTCCAAGATTGATACTATCGGAGTATTGACTCAGTACGAAGCAGAATCCTTACATCAGCATATCGGTGAAGGCGAGCCCTGGGGGCTGCACAGCCGCAGTGACCGGGGTGTACGGCTACTCCCTTCAGGTATTGAAGGCAGAGAGAGCTATACAGGCACCGCCGATGCTATTTATAAGAATATTGAATATATAGACAGTCAGAACCCGGAGCATGTACTTATCCTGTCGGGAGACCATATCTACCACATGGACTACCGCAAAATGCTCGATTATCACATTGCCAAGTCCGCAAAAGCCACCATTTCGGTCATGGAGGTCCCTTGGGATGAAGCAAGCCGCTTCGGCGTGATGAACGTGGATGAAGATTTGAAGATCTCCGAATTTGCCGAGAAACCGAAGGCTCCGAAGAGCAATCTGGCTTCCATGGGTATTTATCTGTTTGAGTGGTCGTACTTGAAGGCTTATTTACTGCGGGATGCCGCGAATGCGGAGTCCGGTCATGACTTCGGCAAGGATGTTATTCCGGCCATGCTGGATGCGAGCGATGAACTGTTCGCTTACCGCTTCGAAGGCTACTGGCGGGATGTGGGTACCGTTGGCAGCCTATGGGAAGCTCATATGGATCTTCTGCAAAAAGATGGATTCCAGCTGGATAACTCACGCTGGCCGATGTACAGCCGGGCACAACGCACCAAGCTGGCTGCGATCAGACCCCGCGCTCAAGCTGCTTCAGCAGATTGCCTGATTCATGAAACCTGCCAGCTCGAAGGCAACCCGCAGCGCTCAGTCATCTTCGGCGGTGTGGAGATCGGCAAGCAGAGCAGAATCAAGCAGAGCGTGGTGATGCCGGGTGCCCGGATTGGGCGCGGTGTTCTCATTGAACATGCCATCATCGGTGAAGGTGCTGTGATCAAGGACGGTGTTGTCATCAAAGGCACTGCAGACAATATCGTTGTTGTAGGCCCGCATGAGATTGTAGCAGCCAAGCCGCTGGTCCGTACCCAGCCTGCCCGCCTGCTTCAGGAGGTCTATGAGACGGCCGGCCGTCTGCGCGCCGAAGGAATGCCTTCATAA
- a CDS encoding HAMP domain-containing sensor histidine kinase, producing the protein MIKKGMRRQIVLHYILVVFVALLLVETIFLLSIRTYYYNSIYSKITTHISVAETLVKYEFSGDSSQAQLQKLLRLFNVEFTELEVLTLKGDIITSSTGFQPDRTITTSDVPEAVGGSIGRWVGRQAGTNENVMAVSKMVQITAHDTYVLRYLTSLEGVNSNLLNLTLLSIGIGVAVLTIVLLLSFGLANSIVRPLNNITAVSVQMAKGKFTTRIKGDYRYEIGELASTLNYMADEIVRSNQIKDDFISSISHELRTPLTSIKGWSETLVSGGYDPEETKLGVGIISRESDRLIGLVEEILDFSKLQQNEMKLSMGQVDIKVLLQETLLNIWAKAEKKRIHLLLECEETIFIKGDANRLKQVFLNLVDNAVKFSPEDSSIVLSAERLSGTEMAVTVRDSGIGISEAHLSRVRDRFFQVDALNGGTGLGLAISQQIVELHNGKLEMDSELGKGTQVTVILPLDDCQQGNARVSNSPTT; encoded by the coding sequence ATGATTAAGAAGGGGATGCGCAGACAGATCGTACTGCACTATATTCTTGTAGTCTTTGTAGCGCTTCTCCTGGTCGAGACGATCTTCCTTCTGTCGATTCGCACCTATTATTACAACAGTATCTACAGTAAAATCACCACGCATATCAGTGTGGCCGAGACATTGGTGAAATATGAATTTTCGGGAGACAGTTCACAGGCCCAGCTGCAGAAGCTGCTTAGATTATTCAATGTGGAGTTTACCGAGCTGGAGGTCCTGACGCTTAAAGGGGATATTATTACCAGCTCAACCGGGTTCCAGCCGGACCGGACGATTACCACCAGTGATGTTCCCGAGGCGGTAGGCGGCAGTATCGGACGTTGGGTGGGCCGCCAGGCAGGTACCAATGAGAATGTCATGGCAGTATCCAAAATGGTGCAGATCACCGCTCATGACACTTATGTCCTGCGCTATCTGACATCGCTGGAAGGCGTGAACAGTAATCTGCTTAACCTTACTTTGCTCTCTATTGGCATCGGTGTGGCAGTCCTCACCATCGTACTGCTGCTCAGCTTCGGGCTCGCCAATTCGATTGTGCGTCCGCTGAATAATATTACGGCAGTGTCGGTGCAGATGGCGAAGGGCAAGTTCACGACCCGGATCAAAGGCGATTACCGGTACGAGATCGGGGAACTCGCTTCAACGCTCAACTATATGGCGGACGAGATTGTCCGCAGCAACCAGATCAAGGATGACTTCATCTCCTCGATCTCTCATGAGCTGCGCACTCCGCTGACCAGCATCAAGGGCTGGAGCGAGACGCTGGTCTCCGGGGGCTATGACCCTGAAGAGACCAAGCTTGGGGTCGGAATTATCTCCAGGGAGAGTGACCGGCTGATCGGGCTGGTGGAAGAAATCCTCGACTTCTCGAAGCTGCAACAGAACGAAATGAAGCTGTCGATGGGACAAGTGGATATTAAGGTTCTGCTGCAGGAGACGCTGCTCAATATCTGGGCCAAGGCTGAGAAGAAACGGATTCATCTGCTGCTGGAATGCGAGGAGACGATCTTCATCAAGGGGGATGCCAACCGCCTCAAGCAGGTCTTCCTCAATCTGGTGGATAATGCGGTGAAGTTCTCGCCGGAGGATTCCAGTATCGTGCTGTCGGCGGAGCGTCTATCCGGTACCGAGATGGCTGTCACTGTTCGTGACAGCGGTATTGGCATCAGCGAAGCGCATCTGTCAAGAGTAAGAGACCGCTTCTTCCAGGTCGATGCCCTTAACGGGGGGACGGGCCTGGGGCTGGCGATCTCCCAGCAGATTGTGGAGCTTCATAACGGCAAGCTGGAAATGGACAGCGAGCTGGGCAAGGGTACTCAGGTTACCGTCATTCTGCCGCTGGATGATTGCCAGCAGGGGAATGCCCGCGTGAGTAATTCGCCAACAACTTGA
- a CDS encoding alpha-glycosidase codes for MLLEAMYHVPRDKWAYAYDTETIHLRVRTKRDDVDYVVALTGDKYDWQHTSYDIIMEKAASDDKFDYWEAAVRPKYKRLSYTFRVSKGMETVYLLDNGIRSECPPPPNHFYEFPYIHGIDLFRVPPWAKDAVFYQIMTERFANGNPLINPEGTQPWGGKPELNNFFGGDLQGVLDHLDDLQELGVNALYFTPLFVSPSNHKYDIVDYRRVDPHFGDNELLKQVVEECHRRGLRVMLDAVFNHCSDQFPPFQDVMAKGEYSVYRDWFHVNSFPAEIVDGIPTYDTFGFYGNMPKFNTANHEVKSYLLEVAEYWIKEIKVDGWRLDVANEVDHHFWRDFRKVVKAANPDAYIVGEVWSDSLTWLLGDQFDSVMNYPFSGTVLEFFNGGMDGITFGQRIGGLLMRYPQQTNEVVFNLLGSHDTPRLLTVLGEDKRKLKLTVVFLFTFMGTPCIYYGDEIGLTGNEDPDCRKCMEWDQGKQDRELYDFYRMMISLRKEHKALREGRFRILQACEHDPCIVYERADELIHFTVWMNNSPQPRTLSHPMETSDWLDALTGEAVVPERGMMNVALEPYEYRILFRHIVEVESND; via the coding sequence ATGCTGCTTGAAGCGATGTACCATGTTCCCCGTGACAAATGGGCCTATGCCTATGATACTGAAACGATTCATCTGCGTGTGCGCACCAAACGTGATGATGTGGACTATGTAGTCGCCCTTACCGGCGACAAGTACGATTGGCAGCATACTTCTTATGACATTATTATGGAGAAGGCCGCCTCCGATGACAAATTCGACTACTGGGAAGCGGCGGTCCGGCCCAAATATAAGCGGCTTAGCTATACTTTTCGCGTGAGTAAAGGGATGGAGACGGTCTATCTGCTCGACAACGGGATCCGCTCCGAATGCCCGCCGCCGCCGAATCACTTCTACGAATTCCCCTATATCCACGGGATCGACTTGTTCCGGGTTCCTCCCTGGGCGAAGGATGCGGTGTTCTACCAGATCATGACCGAGCGGTTCGCGAATGGCAATCCCCTGATTAATCCGGAAGGCACGCAGCCCTGGGGCGGCAAGCCCGAGCTGAATAATTTCTTCGGCGGCGACCTTCAGGGCGTGCTGGATCATCTGGATGATCTGCAGGAGCTGGGCGTCAATGCCCTCTACTTCACCCCGCTGTTCGTCTCCCCCTCCAACCATAAATATGACATTGTAGATTACCGGAGAGTCGACCCGCATTTCGGCGATAATGAGCTGCTGAAGCAGGTCGTCGAGGAATGCCACAGACGGGGCCTGCGCGTCATGCTTGATGCCGTATTCAACCACTGCAGCGACCAGTTCCCGCCCTTCCAGGATGTTATGGCCAAGGGAGAATATTCGGTTTACCGGGACTGGTTCCATGTGAACTCTTTTCCGGCTGAGATTGTGGACGGCATTCCCACCTATGACACGTTTGGCTTCTACGGCAATATGCCGAAGTTCAACACCGCCAATCATGAAGTAAAATCCTATCTGCTGGAGGTGGCCGAATACTGGATTAAGGAGATCAAGGTGGACGGCTGGCGCCTGGATGTGGCCAACGAGGTGGACCATCACTTCTGGCGCGATTTCCGCAAGGTGGTCAAAGCGGCGAACCCGGATGCTTATATCGTCGGCGAGGTGTGGAGCGATTCATTAACCTGGCTGCTCGGCGACCAGTTTGATTCGGTGATGAACTATCCCTTCTCGGGGACGGTGCTGGAATTCTTCAACGGCGGGATGGACGGCATCACCTTCGGTCAGCGGATCGGCGGCCTGCTCATGCGTTATCCGCAGCAGACGAATGAGGTGGTCTTCAATCTGCTCGGCAGCCATGACACTCCCCGCTTGCTCACCGTGCTTGGTGAAGACAAACGGAAGCTGAAGCTGACGGTGGTCTTCCTGTTCACCTTCATGGGCACTCCCTGCATCTATTACGGTGATGAGATTGGCCTGACCGGCAACGAGGACCCGGATTGCCGCAAATGTATGGAATGGGATCAGGGCAAGCAGGACCGCGAGCTGTATGACTTTTACCGGATGATGATTAGTTTGCGCAAGGAGCATAAAGCCCTCCGCGAAGGCCGCTTCCGGATTCTTCAGGCCTGCGAGCACGACCCGTGCATCGTCTATGAGCGCGCCGATGAGCTGATCCACTTCACGGTCTGGATGAACAATTCACCGCAGCCCCGCACGCTCAGTCACCCGATGGAGACCAGTGACTGGCTGGATGCACTTACGGGTGAGGCGGTCGTTCCAGAACGCGGGATGATGAACGTGGCGCTTGAGCCGTACGAGTACCGGATTCTGTTCCGGCATATTGTGGAGGTGGAATCAAATGATTGA
- the glgA gene encoding glycogen synthase GlgA gives MKVLFAAAEAHPFIKTGGLADVIGALPKALKAAGVDVRVILPKYKGIPEKYSAQMEHVATLEVPIGWRNQYCGIERVVFEGIPVYFIDNEYYFGRDGIYGYMDDGERFAYFNRAVLECLPAISFQPDVIHCHDWHAAVVPLLLQAHYRHNPFYSEMRTVFTIHNLLYQGVFPYTVLGELLGLDDSYFLGVEYYGNVNYMKGGIVYSDHVTTVSPTYADEIRTPYYGYGLDGLLTSRSDALSGIVNGIDTKSYNPSSDTAIFTKYRSNLAKKAENKLGLQQELGLPVAPYIPMVAMVTRLVDSKGLDLLTRVLDELLYYDDIQFVLLGTGDEVYERWFREAQWRYPTKLSSQITFSDALSRKIYAASDIFLMPSKFEPCGISQLLALRYGSIPVVRETGGLNDTVQAYNEYTGEGNGFTFKDYNAHDMMHTLRRAVSFYHKPEHWKKVAKNAFSGDYSWNVSAQQYIDIYNNITAAPAE, from the coding sequence ATGAAAGTATTATTTGCCGCAGCGGAAGCCCATCCATTTATCAAAACAGGCGGGCTGGCCGATGTCATCGGCGCTTTGCCCAAGGCCCTCAAGGCGGCCGGCGTCGATGTGCGGGTGATTTTGCCCAAATACAAAGGAATTCCTGAGAAGTATTCCGCACAGATGGAGCATGTCGCTACGCTGGAGGTCCCGATTGGCTGGCGCAATCAGTATTGCGGGATCGAACGGGTGGTGTTTGAAGGGATTCCCGTCTATTTCATCGACAATGAGTATTACTTCGGCCGTGACGGAATTTATGGCTATATGGATGACGGCGAGCGGTTCGCGTACTTCAACCGGGCGGTGCTGGAATGCCTGCCGGCGATTAGCTTCCAGCCGGATGTGATCCATTGCCATGACTGGCATGCTGCGGTTGTTCCGTTGCTGCTGCAGGCGCACTACCGGCATAATCCGTTCTACAGTGAGATGCGTACGGTATTCACCATACATAATCTCCTGTATCAGGGAGTCTTTCCGTATACGGTGCTGGGTGAGCTGCTGGGTCTGGATGACAGCTATTTCCTGGGCGTGGAGTATTACGGGAATGTGAATTATATGAAGGGCGGGATTGTCTACAGTGATCATGTCACTACCGTTAGCCCGACCTATGCCGATGAGATTCGGACCCCGTATTACGGCTATGGTCTCGACGGCCTCCTGACTTCGCGTTCTGACGCGCTGAGCGGCATTGTTAACGGAATTGATACCAAGAGCTATAATCCGTCCAGTGACACGGCAATCTTCACCAAGTACCGCTCCAACCTGGCCAAGAAGGCCGAGAATAAGCTGGGACTACAGCAGGAGCTTGGATTGCCGGTCGCTCCTTACATTCCTATGGTAGCTATGGTTACGCGTTTGGTGGATTCCAAAGGACTCGATCTGCTGACCCGTGTGCTGGATGAGCTGCTGTACTATGATGACATTCAGTTCGTGCTGCTGGGGACGGGGGATGAAGTCTACGAACGCTGGTTCCGTGAGGCGCAGTGGCGTTATCCGACCAAGCTGTCCTCGCAGATTACCTTCAGTGATGCCTTGTCGCGCAAAATCTACGCCGCCAGCGACATCTTCCTGATGCCGTCCAAATTCGAGCCTTGCGGCATCAGCCAGCTCCTCGCACTGCGTTACGGCAGCATTCCGGTGGTCCGTGAGACAGGCGGGCTGAATGATACCGTGCAGGCGTACAACGAATACACCGGAGAGGGCAACGGCTTCACCTTCAAAGATTACAACGCCCATGATATGATGCACACGCTCCGCCGCGCCGTATCGTTCTACCACAAGCCCGAGCACTGGAAAAAAGTAGCCAAAAACGCATTCTCCGGCGACTACAGCTGGAACGTATCCGCACAGCAGTATATTGATATTTATAACAACATTACGGCCGCTCCAGCGGAATAG
- a CDS encoding nuclear transport factor 2 family protein, with product MIEREQRIRQYFDSWINKDNSILSTIFDPNIVYTESYGPQYRGFDTLMLWFEDWNTRGTVLNWTIKQFIHQGHMTVVEWYFKCVYDDVTDAFDGVSLIEFNPGNQIVSLKEFQSKIPHSYPYT from the coding sequence ATGATTGAACGTGAGCAGCGGATTAGACAATATTTCGATTCATGGATTAACAAGGATAACTCTATATTAAGTACCATCTTCGATCCCAACATTGTATACACCGAAAGCTACGGCCCTCAGTATCGGGGATTTGACACCCTGATGTTGTGGTTCGAGGACTGGAATACGCGTGGTACGGTACTCAACTGGACGATCAAGCAATTCATCCATCAGGGCCATATGACTGTGGTGGAATGGTACTTTAAGTGTGTGTATGATGATGTGACCGATGCGTTTGACGGAGTCTCCTTAATCGAATTTAATCCCGGGAACCAGATCGTGAGTCTAAAAGAATTCCAATCCAAAATCCCCCACTCTTATCCTTATACTTGA
- a CDS encoding response regulator transcription factor encodes MSKVLILEDEESIRSFIVINLKRNGFEVLEAADGNEALHKLTTIHDIDIALLDVMVPGIDGFEVCRRIRETNERLGIIFLTAKVQEQDKVYALSVGADDHVSKPFSPTELIARIQSLLRRVNVHREQSAKVSFQSGPFTLDLISKQFKRSGEAIELTPTEFSLVQFFLEKENTPLSRDSLLDHVWGKEYMGDPKIVDVNIRRLRQKIENNPSEPEYLQTVWGHGYKWKGQVQ; translated from the coding sequence ATGAGTAAAGTACTGATATTGGAGGATGAAGAGTCCATCCGCAGTTTTATTGTCATTAACCTGAAGCGCAACGGCTTTGAGGTGCTGGAGGCGGCAGACGGTAACGAGGCGCTGCACAAGCTGACCACTATACATGATATTGATATCGCCTTGCTGGATGTGATGGTACCCGGCATCGACGGCTTTGAGGTATGCAGACGCATCCGGGAAACCAATGAACGGCTGGGGATTATTTTCTTGACAGCCAAGGTACAGGAGCAGGACAAGGTCTATGCGCTGTCCGTAGGGGCAGATGACCATGTCAGTAAGCCGTTCAGTCCCACTGAGCTGATCGCACGTATCCAGTCGCTGCTGCGCCGGGTCAATGTTCACCGCGAGCAGTCAGCCAAGGTATCGTTCCAGTCGGGTCCGTTCACCCTGGATCTGATCTCCAAGCAGTTCAAGCGGAGCGGAGAAGCCATTGAGCTTACTCCCACAGAGTTCTCGCTGGTGCAGTTCTTCCTGGAGAAGGAGAATACACCGCTCAGCCGTGACTCCTTGCTTGATCATGTCTGGGGCAAAGAATATATGGGCGACCCCAAGATCGTTGACGTCAATATCCGCCGCTTGCGCCAAAAAATCGAGAATAATCCATCGGAGCCTGAATACCTGCAGACGGTGTGGGGACACGGCTATAAATGGAAAGGCCAGGTACAATGA
- the glgB gene encoding 1,4-alpha-glucan branching protein GlgB, whose amino-acid sequence MADLPKTENLPSAEDIYLFHEGTNYRSYTMLGAHIAVQEGQAGVRFTVWAPHAAYVGLAGDHNSWDGTSDLDTLYKIPDSGFWSRFFPGMEPGTFYKYRITGADGTSFLKADPYAFHAEVRPATASVVADLDGYKWGDAAWRRKSKGPYQAPMNIYEMHLGTWRQKEDGELYTYREISSLLIPYLSEMSYTHVEFMPLAEHPYDLSWGYQGTGYFAATSRFGEPQDLMYLIDQLHQAGIGVILDWVPAHFAKDAHGLRLFDGSPLYEYADPMLAEKPGWGTLSFDFSKPEISSFLISNALFWFEKYHIDGMRVDAVTSMLRLDFEKEHHQYRTNEHGGLENLEAIRFIQQLNQTIFQYYPKALMMAEESSAWPGVTSPVHEGGLGFNYKWNMGWMNDTLGYIERDFGARPYHHNLLTFPICYAYAENYTLPLSHDEVVHGKKSLLDKMPGSYEQKFAGLRQLLGYQISHPGKKLLFMGGEFGQFIEWKDQEQLDWLLLDYESHRRMQAYTAALNKLYLAEKALWELDHDMTGYQWIDADDSGQSVVSYIRRGKRPVDTLLIIINFQPAERRHYRIGVPRPGVYEELFSSESNEYGGSGFHNEPQKSTKTEWHNQVNSIELTLPPLSFLVLKKSGRKTV is encoded by the coding sequence TTGGCCGATTTACCAAAGACAGAGAACCTCCCGTCCGCTGAAGATATTTATCTGTTCCATGAGGGCACGAATTATCGCAGCTATACGATGCTTGGCGCGCACATTGCCGTCCAGGAAGGGCAGGCCGGCGTTCGCTTTACCGTGTGGGCTCCTCATGCGGCATATGTAGGACTGGCGGGAGATCATAACAGCTGGGATGGAACATCCGATCTTGATACGTTATATAAGATACCCGATTCAGGATTTTGGAGTCGTTTTTTCCCGGGAATGGAGCCGGGAACTTTTTACAAATACAGGATTACAGGAGCAGATGGTACAAGCTTCCTCAAAGCAGACCCTTATGCCTTCCACGCTGAAGTGCGTCCGGCTACAGCATCCGTTGTGGCGGATCTGGACGGCTACAAATGGGGGGATGCCGCATGGCGGCGGAAGAGTAAAGGTCCATATCAGGCACCCATGAACATTTATGAAATGCATTTGGGCACCTGGCGGCAAAAGGAAGACGGCGAACTCTATACTTATCGGGAGATCAGCAGCCTGCTGATTCCTTACCTGAGTGAAATGAGCTATACCCATGTGGAGTTCATGCCGCTGGCTGAACATCCTTATGATCTGTCCTGGGGCTACCAGGGAACCGGTTATTTTGCCGCTACCAGCCGTTTCGGAGAGCCGCAGGATCTGATGTACCTGATCGATCAGCTGCATCAGGCAGGCATCGGGGTCATTCTGGACTGGGTACCGGCCCATTTTGCCAAGGATGCCCATGGTTTGCGCTTGTTCGACGGTTCGCCGCTGTATGAGTATGCCGATCCGATGCTGGCGGAGAAGCCGGGCTGGGGCACCCTGTCCTTTGACTTTAGCAAGCCTGAAATCTCATCGTTCCTAATTTCAAATGCATTGTTCTGGTTCGAGAAGTATCATATTGACGGCATGCGCGTGGACGCGGTTACAAGTATGCTGCGGCTTGATTTCGAGAAGGAACACCATCAGTACCGGACGAATGAGCATGGCGGCCTGGAGAATCTGGAAGCCATCCGCTTCATTCAGCAGCTCAACCAGACGATTTTCCAGTATTATCCGAAGGCGCTCATGATGGCGGAAGAATCCAGTGCCTGGCCGGGCGTTACCTCACCGGTGCATGAAGGCGGCCTTGGCTTCAACTACAAATGGAATATGGGCTGGATGAATGACACCTTGGGCTACATAGAACGGGATTTCGGAGCACGCCCGTATCATCATAATTTGTTGACCTTCCCGATATGCTATGCGTATGCCGAGAACTATACACTGCCGCTGTCACATGACGAGGTGGTGCATGGCAAGAAGTCGCTGCTGGACAAAATGCCGGGGTCCTATGAGCAGAAATTCGCCGGCCTGCGCCAGCTTCTCGGATATCAGATCAGCCACCCGGGCAAGAAGCTGCTGTTCATGGGCGGAGAGTTCGGGCAATTCATTGAATGGAAGGATCAGGAGCAGCTCGACTGGCTGCTGCTGGATTATGAGAGCCACCGGCGGATGCAGGCCTATACGGCTGCGCTGAATAAGCTGTACCTTGCCGAAAAAGCGCTGTGGGAGCTCGATCATGACATGACTGGCTATCAGTGGATTGACGCTGATGACAGCGGGCAGAGTGTCGTATCCTATATCCGCAGAGGCAAGCGTCCGGTGGACACGCTGCTGATAATCATCAACTTCCAGCCGGCCGAGCGCCGCCATTACCGTATTGGCGTGCCGCGTCCCGGAGTATATGAAGAGTTATTTAGCTCGGAGAGCAACGAATACGGTGGATCGGGCTTCCATAATGAGCCGCAGAAGAGCACCAAGACCGAGTGGCATAATCAGGTGAACAGTATAGAGCTGACCCTGCCTCCGCTGAGCTTCTTGGTGCTTAAGAAGTCAGGCCGCAAGACCGTTTAA